In the Maribacter sp. MJ134 genome, one interval contains:
- a CDS encoding M20 family metallo-hydrolase produces the protein MEQTVLTQKAIDLLMKLIAIESFSGEEDKTADAIENWFRNFDIPFERIHNNVFAKNKHWDDAKPTLLLNSHHDTVKPNQAYTKDPFHPHIEDGKLYGLGSNDAGGCLVSLIATFTHFYASEDLNHNILMVASMEEENAGKHSLRGLLPSLPKIDVAIVGEPTLMNLAIAEKGLVVLDAVVKGTPSHAAHPNDNNAIYNTIEVLEWFKNYRFDKTSEALGDVKMTVTQINAGNQHNVVPSQVELVIDVRVNDAYTNKDIADLLKAEAPCEIKERGLKLNSSKIDKDHPLVQSGIALGRTTYGSPTLSDQAALTCQSLKLGPGDSTRSHSADEYIYISEIEEGIDLYIKILEGFLAP, from the coding sequence ATGGAACAGACAGTTTTGACCCAAAAGGCCATTGATTTATTGATGAAATTGATCGCTATAGAATCGTTCTCTGGTGAAGAAGACAAGACAGCCGATGCCATAGAAAATTGGTTTCGAAACTTTGACATCCCCTTTGAACGTATTCATAATAATGTCTTTGCTAAAAACAAACATTGGGACGATGCAAAACCAACCCTGCTTTTAAACTCGCACCATGACACCGTAAAACCGAACCAGGCCTATACCAAAGACCCTTTTCATCCACATATCGAGGATGGTAAATTGTACGGATTAGGAAGTAACGATGCTGGTGGCTGCTTGGTCTCGCTTATCGCTACGTTCACCCATTTCTATGCATCAGAAGACCTTAATCATAATATTTTGATGGTAGCTTCCATGGAAGAGGAAAATGCCGGCAAACATAGCTTAAGAGGATTGCTCCCTAGTTTACCCAAGATTGATGTGGCCATCGTTGGCGAACCAACGCTAATGAACTTGGCTATTGCCGAAAAAGGTTTGGTCGTTCTTGATGCAGTTGTAAAAGGAACGCCCTCGCACGCCGCGCACCCTAATGATAACAATGCTATTTACAATACTATTGAAGTCTTGGAATGGTTCAAGAACTATAGATTCGATAAAACCTCTGAAGCCCTTGGTGATGTTAAAATGACCGTTACCCAAATCAATGCAGGTAACCAGCATAATGTAGTACCCTCGCAGGTAGAACTGGTGATCGATGTTCGCGTAAACGATGCTTATACCAACAAAGATATAGCTGACTTACTTAAGGCGGAAGCTCCATGTGAAATTAAAGAGAGAGGGTTAAAACTAAACTCCTCCAAAATTGACAAAGACCATCCTTTGGTGCAGTCGGGCATCGCTTTGGGTAGAACCACTTACGGTTCCCCTACCCTTTCGGACCAAGCGGCACTGACTTGTCAGTCCTTAAAATTAGGTCCGGGGGATAGTACGCGCTCCCATTCCGCAGATGAGTATATTTACATATCGGAAATTGAAGAAGGTATCGACTTGTATATTAAAATACTAGAAGGATTTTTAGCCCCCTAG
- the proC gene encoding pyrroline-5-carboxylate reductase gives MKIAIIGAGNLGLSIAKGILNSNGATSMFLTKRNLKDIQDFEKYGNVTVTTDNRAAVRNSDILIFAVQPGHFANILEDVKDLLEENHVVISAITGFSIDKIEKLIGAQHYIIRSMPNTAISVGQSMTCICSNEMGKKRIELAKAIFNRMGHTMEIPETQMQAATVICASGIAFWMRLIRATTQGAIQLGFDAKEAQELAMHTCNGAANLLIESGNHPEEEIDRVTTPMGCTIQGLNEMEHQGLSSSLIQGIVASFDKITEFKTK, from the coding sequence ATGAAAATAGCAATCATAGGAGCAGGAAATTTAGGCTTATCCATAGCCAAAGGAATTTTAAATAGTAACGGAGCTACCAGCATGTTCCTCACAAAGAGAAATCTTAAGGACATTCAGGATTTTGAGAAGTATGGTAATGTAACCGTTACTACGGATAACAGAGCTGCTGTACGTAATTCGGATATTCTGATTTTTGCCGTACAACCCGGGCATTTTGCCAACATATTGGAGGACGTAAAGGATCTGCTTGAAGAAAATCATGTGGTAATTTCTGCCATTACGGGTTTCAGTATCGATAAGATTGAAAAACTAATCGGCGCCCAACATTATATCATTCGTAGTATGCCGAATACCGCTATTTCCGTTGGGCAGTCCATGACCTGCATCTGTAGCAATGAAATGGGTAAAAAGCGAATAGAATTGGCCAAGGCCATCTTTAACCGTATGGGGCACACTATGGAAATTCCCGAAACACAGATGCAAGCGGCAACCGTTATTTGTGCAAGCGGTATCGCTTTCTGGATGCGCTTGATAAGGGCTACCACGCAGGGCGCCATACAATTGGGCTTTGATGCTAAAGAAGCACAAGAACTGGCCATGCATACCTGTAACGGTGCGGCAAATTTGCTTATTGAATCCGGTAATCATCCAGAAGAAGAAATTGATAGGGTTACCACACCCATGGGCTGCACTATTCAGGGACTGAACGAAATGGAACATCAAGGATTAAGCTCTTCGTTGATTCAAGGAATCGTCGCCTCATTCGATAAGATCACAGAATTTAAAACAAAGTAA
- the proB gene encoding glutamate 5-kinase has translation MAKKRILLKIGSNTLTKETNQISRGKIEDIGRQIAKLKDDYEFIIVSSGAIAAAKQFVKLEHNGEEINIKQALAAIGQPHLMRIFQENFRELGLFTSQCLLSYSDFEKPESQENIKNTINVLVANNFIPIINENDTVSTDEIQFGDNDKLAALTAALLQVDLLLIATNTNGIYKKTSIENGHPMTIATVANIDDLKNEISLEKSSHGTGGMHSKIQAATIAKEAAIETWIINGLNDNFITDALQGVSSHTKILS, from the coding sequence ATGGCTAAGAAAAGAATATTACTGAAAATCGGCTCCAATACCTTGACAAAGGAAACGAATCAAATATCCCGTGGAAAAATCGAGGATATTGGTCGGCAGATTGCCAAGCTTAAGGATGATTATGAATTTATCATTGTAAGTTCCGGAGCTATCGCCGCTGCAAAACAGTTTGTAAAGCTAGAACACAATGGAGAAGAAATTAATATAAAACAAGCCTTGGCTGCCATTGGTCAACCTCACTTAATGCGAATTTTCCAAGAAAATTTTAGGGAACTGGGCTTATTTACATCACAGTGTTTGTTATCCTATTCCGATTTTGAAAAACCAGAATCGCAGGAGAATATCAAGAACACCATAAATGTTTTGGTCGCCAATAATTTTATTCCCATTATTAACGAAAATGATACGGTTTCTACAGATGAAATTCAGTTCGGGGACAACGACAAGCTCGCTGCTTTAACGGCCGCTTTGTTGCAAGTAGACTTGCTACTAATTGCCACCAACACCAATGGTATTTACAAAAAAACCTCTATAGAAAATGGGCATCCAATGACCATTGCAACAGTTGCTAATATTGATGATCTTAAGAATGAAATTAGTTTGGAGAAATCTTCACATGGTACTGGTGGAATGCATTCCAAGATACAAGCTGCAACGATAGCTAAAGAGGCAGCCATAGAAACATGGATCATTAATGGATTAAATGACAATTTTATAACGGATGCGCTTCAAGGCGTTTCTAGCCATACCAAAATATTAAGTTGA
- the argB gene encoding acetylglutamate kinase produces MKQKLSVIKIGGNVIENKVELSKFLQLFAGLDGLKILVHGGGKLATQLATKLGVESKMVGGRRITDAETLEVITMVYAGLTNKSIVAQLQANDCNAIGLSGADGNVIQAHKRPVKKIDFGFVGDIDSVNSTMLTKLLDTGLTPVFCAMTHDGNGQLLNTNADTIASELAIGMSELYETTLYYCFEKKGVLMDVADDDSVVEHIDLGTYQRLLKDNIIADGMLPKLENCFHALNKNVSKVCIGHPAMLYSENELFTTITL; encoded by the coding sequence ATGAAACAAAAACTATCCGTCATAAAAATCGGTGGTAATGTCATCGAAAATAAAGTGGAACTTTCAAAGTTCTTACAACTTTTTGCAGGCCTGGACGGACTCAAAATTTTAGTCCACGGTGGCGGAAAACTAGCTACCCAATTGGCAACTAAATTAGGTGTTGAATCCAAAATGGTCGGTGGTAGGCGTATTACGGATGCTGAGACTTTGGAGGTCATCACCATGGTTTACGCTGGATTAACCAATAAGAGTATCGTAGCGCAATTACAAGCTAACGATTGCAATGCCATTGGATTGAGTGGAGCTGATGGTAATGTCATCCAAGCACACAAACGTCCCGTAAAAAAAATCGATTTTGGTTTTGTAGGTGATATTGATAGTGTAAATAGTACTATGCTCACAAAACTTTTAGATACCGGTTTAACACCAGTATTTTGTGCGATGACCCATGATGGTAACGGGCAATTATTGAATACGAACGCTGACACCATAGCCTCCGAACTAGCCATTGGTATGAGCGAACTGTACGAAACCACCCTTTATTACTGCTTTGAAAAGAAGGGGGTTTTGATGGATGTTGCAGATGACGATTCCGTCGTAGAACATATCGATTTGGGAACATACCAACGGCTTTTAAAAGACAACATTATTGCGGACGGGATGCTTCCCAAACTAGAAAATTGTTTTCATGCCTTGAACAAAAATGTGAGTAAAGTATGTATCGGACATCCCGCTATGTTGTACTCGGAAAATGAACTTTTTACAACGATTACCTTATAA
- a CDS encoding aspartate aminotransferase family protein — translation MKLFDVYPLYDVTPVSAKGIVVTDDKGQEYLDFYGGHAVISIGHAHPHYIKRLKDQLDKIGFYSNAVQNPLQVTLATKLGELSGCEDYNLFLCNSGAEANENALKMASFQTGKSRVIAFKNGFHGRTSAAVAATDNVAINAPLNKQQKVTILPLNDIDSFKTEVEKGDVCGVIIEAIQGVGGLDEPTTEFYQKIAELCKKNSVVLIADEVQSGFGRSGKFFGFQHHISTTLNASLDTERSRNMQPDIISIAKGMGNGFPVGGVLIHKSIEAKYGLLGTTFGGNHLACVATMAVLEVLEKDNLIANAAALGDYFNKKAAEIPQVKRVKGRGLMLGLEFGFEVSELRKKLIYNQKLFTGGAKDKHVLRILPALTITKAHIDIFFNALKAELK, via the coding sequence ATGAAGTTATTTGATGTATATCCACTCTACGACGTGACTCCCGTTTCCGCAAAAGGAATTGTGGTTACCGATGACAAAGGTCAAGAGTATTTGGATTTCTATGGAGGTCATGCCGTAATTTCCATAGGACACGCACATCCGCACTATATTAAGCGTTTAAAGGACCAATTGGATAAAATAGGATTTTATAGCAATGCCGTTCAAAATCCTTTACAAGTAACACTTGCCACCAAATTAGGAGAACTTTCTGGCTGCGAAGATTATAATTTATTCTTGTGTAATTCTGGTGCGGAAGCTAATGAAAATGCCTTGAAAATGGCATCCTTCCAAACAGGAAAATCGAGGGTAATCGCTTTTAAAAATGGTTTTCACGGGCGTACCTCGGCGGCTGTGGCCGCAACGGATAACGTGGCCATCAACGCTCCCTTGAACAAACAGCAAAAAGTGACCATTCTCCCTTTGAACGACATCGATTCCTTTAAGACAGAAGTTGAAAAAGGAGATGTATGTGGCGTAATCATCGAAGCCATTCAAGGGGTTGGCGGTTTAGATGAGCCTACTACGGAATTCTACCAGAAGATAGCGGAGCTGTGCAAGAAAAATAGTGTTGTTCTCATTGCGGACGAGGTGCAGTCCGGTTTTGGAAGAAGCGGAAAATTCTTTGGTTTTCAACACCACATTTCGACTACGCTAAATGCAAGTCTGGATACTGAGCGAAGCCGAAATATGCAACCTGATATTATTAGTATAGCCAAAGGAATGGGGAATGGATTTCCCGTAGGTGGTGTACTTATACATAAAAGCATCGAAGCAAAATATGGTCTCTTGGGTACTACCTTTGGTGGCAATCATCTCGCCTGTGTTGCCACGATGGCCGTATTAGAGGTTTTAGAAAAGGATAATCTTATAGCAAATGCAGCAGCATTGGGAGACTACTTCAACAAGAAAGCAGCTGAGATTCCACAAGTAAAACGGGTTAAAGGACGAGGATTGATGTTAGGATTGGAATTCGGTTTCGAAGTTTCCGAACTGCGAAAAAAACTCATTTACAATCAGAAACTATTTACGGGTGGGGCCAAAGACAAGCATGTGCTTCGTATTCTGCCTGCGCTTACTATTACCAAAGCACATATCGATATATTTTTCAACGCCCTTAAAGCTGAATTAAAGTGA
- a CDS encoding acetylornithine carbamoyltransferase produces MKNYISVNDIDNLSEWVNNARSLKTDPFAHKNLGQGKTICLLFFNNSLRTRLSTQKAAMNLGMEVMVMNFGSEGWQLEFDDGAVMDQGKSEHIKEAAKVVSQFCDIVAIRAFASLTDKEKDEAEVVLNGFVKHASIPVVNMESSVGHPLQALADAITLAEHNMKAKPKVVLSWAPHPKALPHAVANSFVEMMHLQDADFVITHPEGYELDPQITKNVQVEYDQEKACENADFIYVKNWSSYSDYGKVLNQDSNWMMTQEKLGSAKFMHCLPVRRNVVVEDTVLDNNQSLVIEQANNRTFAAQVVLKKILDS; encoded by the coding sequence ATGAAAAATTATATTTCCGTAAACGATATTGATAATCTTTCTGAATGGGTAAACAACGCTCGCAGTCTTAAAACAGACCCGTTTGCACACAAGAACCTAGGTCAGGGAAAAACCATTTGCCTATTATTCTTCAACAATAGTTTAAGAACGCGCTTAAGCACTCAAAAAGCGGCTATGAATCTTGGTATGGAAGTCATGGTCATGAATTTTGGAAGTGAAGGTTGGCAGTTAGAATTTGATGACGGCGCGGTTATGGACCAAGGAAAATCAGAACACATTAAAGAAGCGGCAAAGGTAGTTTCTCAGTTCTGCGATATCGTTGCAATTAGGGCTTTTGCATCTTTGACCGATAAAGAAAAAGACGAGGCGGAAGTAGTTTTGAATGGGTTCGTCAAACACGCATCTATCCCTGTGGTAAATATGGAAAGTTCCGTTGGGCATCCCCTACAGGCGCTGGCCGATGCTATAACCTTAGCAGAGCATAACATGAAAGCTAAACCGAAAGTAGTGCTTTCTTGGGCACCACACCCAAAAGCATTACCACATGCAGTAGCAAATTCCTTTGTTGAAATGATGCACTTGCAAGATGCGGATTTTGTAATAACACATCCTGAAGGCTATGAGCTGGACCCCCAAATCACCAAAAACGTTCAAGTGGAATACGACCAGGAAAAGGCTTGTGAAAATGCCGACTTTATCTACGTAAAAAACTGGAGCAGTTATTCGGACTATGGTAAAGTTTTAAATCAAGATTCAAATTGGATGATGACCCAGGAAAAACTGGGAAGTGCCAAATTTATGCATTGTTTGCCCGTTCGGAGGAATGTAGTGGTTGAGGATACCGTTTTAGACAACAATCAGTCGTTGGTTATTGAACAAGCTAACAATAGAACCTTTGCAGCACAGGTAGTGTTGAAAAAGATTTTGGACTCATGA
- the argC gene encoding N-acetyl-gamma-glutamyl-phosphate reductase, producing the protein MIKAGIIGGSGYTGGELLRILLHHPATEIDFVFSTTRAGKKITSAHPDLLGLTEMEFTGNVNLNVDIVFLCLGHGNSTKFLKENQFSTSTKIIDLSNDFRLQADANFDGKQFVYGLPELHRSSIENANYIANPGCFATAIQLALLPLAKAKKLNDAVHINAVTGSTGAGVSPSATSHFSWRNNNVSWYKPFTHQHLGEINESLKSLQANTSDLFFLPNRGNFTRGILATAYTIFDGSLEDAQLLYKDFYKNAMFTQVADEPIHLKQVVNTNQCHIHLHKHEGTLLITSAIDNLLKGASGQAVQNMNLIFGLEEDLGLNLKAGVF; encoded by the coding sequence ATGATCAAAGCAGGTATTATAGGCGGTTCAGGATATACAGGAGGTGAACTCTTGCGAATACTGTTGCATCATCCGGCAACGGAAATAGATTTTGTATTTAGCACGACTAGGGCAGGAAAGAAAATAACGAGTGCACACCCAGATCTACTGGGCCTTACCGAAATGGAATTTACAGGAAATGTAAATCTGAACGTAGATATCGTTTTTCTTTGTCTTGGACATGGAAACTCAACGAAATTCCTAAAAGAAAATCAATTTTCAACGTCGACCAAGATTATCGATTTAAGTAATGATTTTAGGTTACAGGCCGATGCCAATTTTGATGGAAAACAATTTGTCTACGGCCTCCCTGAACTTCATAGGTCTTCCATAGAAAATGCCAATTATATTGCCAACCCGGGCTGTTTTGCAACGGCGATTCAATTAGCACTGTTACCGCTGGCCAAAGCCAAAAAGCTAAATGATGCCGTGCACATCAATGCGGTAACGGGGAGTACCGGAGCAGGTGTGAGTCCGTCTGCTACATCGCATTTTAGCTGGCGGAATAACAATGTAAGCTGGTACAAACCTTTTACCCATCAGCATTTAGGAGAAATAAACGAGAGTTTAAAATCGCTACAAGCAAATACGTCGGACCTTTTCTTCCTTCCCAATAGAGGGAATTTTACTAGGGGAATCTTGGCCACGGCTTATACCATTTTTGATGGTAGTTTAGAAGATGCACAGCTACTTTATAAAGATTTTTATAAGAATGCCATGTTCACACAAGTAGCTGATGAACCCATACATTTAAAACAAGTGGTAAATACAAATCAATGCCACATTCACTTACACAAACATGAAGGCACATTGTTAATTACATCGGCCATTGATAATTTATTAAAAGGCGCATCAGGACAAGCGGTGCAGAACATGAACTTGATTTTTGGACTAGAAGAGGATTTAGGACTGAACTTGAAAGCAGGTGTTTTTTAA
- a CDS encoding glutamate-5-semialdehyde dehydrogenase — protein MNTQLNIKQRNAVLISMTDLIEENREVILAANKTDLNSYSGDDISMRDRLKVDHGKIDGMLLSLRQLAAEPDPLGIERFATTHENGMTISNKTAPFGTILIIYESRPDVTIEAAGIAFKSGNKILLKGGKESLNSNLVLVGLWHRALQEHNCATDWVTYLQFDRTQTQAFLEKPSQKLDLIVPRGGEKLIAFVKQHATCPVIVSGRGNNFVYVAAEADLQMALDVIINAKATKISACNALDKVLIARDLPRKQEFLQLLVQQLKKHEVTILTDHKLKGLEGTTEMENESVWHEEFLDYKMVIGQVPDVNEAIALINTYSGGHSAAIITANNETAANFMNNVDCAAVYHNASTRFTDGGQFGLGGELAISTDKLHQRGPIGLQHLVTNKWYVKGNGQTR, from the coding sequence GTGAATACGCAACTGAACATTAAACAGCGAAACGCCGTCCTAATTTCAATGACCGACCTCATTGAAGAAAACAGGGAAGTCATTCTAGCTGCGAACAAGACCGATTTAAATAGTTATTCCGGTGACGATATTTCTATGCGCGATAGACTAAAGGTAGACCACGGTAAGATTGATGGGATGCTTTTATCCTTGAGGCAATTGGCCGCGGAACCAGACCCCTTAGGAATTGAACGATTTGCCACCACCCATGAAAACGGGATGACCATTAGTAATAAAACAGCACCTTTCGGCACTATTCTTATCATCTATGAGTCTAGGCCCGATGTTACTATTGAAGCTGCGGGAATCGCATTTAAATCTGGGAATAAAATTTTATTAAAAGGAGGAAAGGAGTCCCTGAACAGTAATTTGGTATTAGTGGGGCTATGGCATAGGGCGCTACAAGAGCATAATTGTGCTACCGATTGGGTAACTTATCTACAATTTGACCGAACCCAAACGCAGGCCTTTCTGGAGAAGCCTTCACAAAAGCTGGATTTAATTGTTCCACGGGGTGGAGAAAAATTGATAGCTTTTGTAAAACAGCACGCTACCTGTCCGGTTATCGTAAGCGGACGTGGAAACAACTTTGTGTATGTTGCCGCCGAAGCCGATTTACAAATGGCTTTGGATGTAATTATTAATGCCAAGGCTACAAAAATATCGGCCTGTAATGCTCTAGACAAAGTTTTAATTGCTAGAGACCTACCGAGAAAACAGGAGTTTCTACAACTCTTGGTACAGCAGTTAAAAAAACATGAAGTAACCATACTAACGGACCATAAATTAAAGGGATTGGAAGGCACCACCGAAATGGAAAACGAATCGGTTTGGCATGAAGAATTCTTGGACTATAAAATGGTTATTGGTCAGGTTCCGGACGTCAACGAAGCCATAGCACTCATAAACACCTATAGCGGTGGCCACTCCGCAGCAATCATAACAGCGAACAACGAGACGGCAGCAAATTTTATGAACAACGTGGATTGCGCTGCGGTATATCATAATGCCTCTACACGTTTTACGGATGGGGGGCAGTTTGGACTAGGGGGTGAGTTGGCCATTAGCACGGACAAATTGCACCAAAGAGGACCTATTGGCCTACAACATTTAGTGACCAACAAATGGTACGTAAAGGGTAACGGACAAACGAGGTAA
- the argH gene encoding argininosuccinate lyase — MKLWDKGFSTDKKIDHFTVGNDRELDLHLAKYDVIASTAHAKMLGKIGLLSDKETNDLVNELHLIGISIEKNEFVIEDSFEDMHSKIEYLLTEKLGDTGKKIHTARSRNDQVLVAMHLYLKDELSEIKAQTKGLFDVLMLLAERHKKVLLPGYTHLQIAMPSSFGLWFSAYAESLIDDLYFIDAAYKVADQNPLGSAAGYGSSFPVDRTFTTEEMGFKTMKYNVVAAQMGRGKVEKATAFGMANIAATLSKMAMDICLYMSQNFNFISFPNELTTGSSIMPHKKNPDVFELVRGKCNKLQAIPNQLTLVINNLPSGYHRDLQLVKEIIVPAIQDMKACLEILTFSLKEIKVNDGILEDPKYDYLFSVDTLNELVQNGMPFRDAYKKMGQEIEAGTFSPKRDIEHTHEGSLGNLCLEEIRKKMDAL, encoded by the coding sequence ATGAAACTCTGGGATAAGGGATTTAGCACGGATAAAAAAATAGATCATTTCACGGTAGGCAATGACAGGGAGCTTGATTTACACTTGGCAAAGTATGATGTTATTGCCTCAACGGCCCATGCCAAAATGTTGGGGAAAATTGGCTTGTTATCAGATAAGGAAACCAACGACTTGGTTAATGAACTGCATCTTATTGGAATTTCCATCGAAAAAAATGAGTTCGTCATAGAAGATTCTTTTGAGGATATGCACTCCAAAATTGAATATCTATTAACGGAAAAGTTAGGAGATACTGGCAAGAAAATACATACCGCACGTTCTAGAAACGACCAAGTTTTAGTGGCGATGCATTTGTATTTAAAGGATGAACTTTCAGAAATAAAAGCACAAACTAAAGGTTTGTTCGATGTGCTGATGCTGCTTGCAGAGCGTCATAAAAAAGTACTTTTACCTGGTTATACCCATTTACAAATTGCCATGCCTTCTTCCTTTGGACTTTGGTTTTCGGCCTATGCGGAGAGTTTGATTGATGATCTATATTTCATTGATGCAGCGTACAAAGTAGCGGACCAGAACCCTTTGGGTAGTGCGGCCGGTTACGGAAGTTCTTTTCCCGTGGACAGAACGTTCACCACAGAGGAAATGGGTTTTAAGACCATGAAATATAATGTAGTAGCCGCCCAAATGGGAAGGGGAAAAGTAGAAAAAGCTACCGCATTCGGAATGGCGAACATTGCCGCGACCCTCTCCAAAATGGCCATGGATATTTGTTTATATATGAGTCAGAACTTCAACTTTATTTCGTTTCCCAATGAATTAACCACGGGGTCCAGTATAATGCCGCATAAAAAGAATCCGGATGTTTTTGAACTGGTAAGAGGTAAATGCAATAAACTACAGGCCATCCCCAACCAGCTCACCCTAGTCATTAATAATTTGCCCAGTGGCTATCACAGGGACTTGCAATTGGTAAAAGAAATTATTGTTCCTGCGATTCAGGACATGAAGGCATGTTTGGAGATTCTAACATTCAGTCTAAAAGAGATAAAAGTGAATGACGGCATTCTAGAAGACCCGAAATACGATTACCTCTTTAGTGTGGACACCTTAAATGAATTGGTACAAAACGGCATGCCTTTTCGTGATGCCTATAAAAAAATGGGACAGGAAATAGAAGCTGGGACTTTCTCCCCAAAGCGTGATATTGAACATACACATGAGGGCAGTTTGGGCAATTTGTGTTTGGAGGAAATCAGGAAAAAAATGGATGCCCTATAA
- a CDS encoding AraC family transcriptional regulator translates to MLTITYFYVYKILPLIFIVFLMTYGHSQEFSNQKDSLAVARVNHYMSKLQLEYKDGNYARHKLYSDSLYTIAKEKNLPKFQILGMVNQAVFHNNSGEQEKSIRLYRDALTLAEDIPEDYRTKIIVLVNLGNVYTNIESHEKAIAIMNEVLSMLDNHEDNPKIRAAAYNGLANNHESLGETETSLSFHLKSKKLGEDIENESIVVTALSNISDTYLRLEEYEKAREHINNALSIPYAQKPTKQRAWLLLNRGIAEQHIGSNTNAITYFIEAKELAVAKGLPEIEMEAYDHLVTAYEKNNDLENKRVAYEKFLSLQNSILENRQSATKMDLKQDIAARDNIIKSKESIITKLLENKNRLLLWSIAIACILGIVSFSFFLNKKKYQRERELLQEQFASLRNNYQYKSDNTILEDVEPSITRTPGYKNSSLTEEDFAKYKALLLHHMTTEKPYLNNELSQSDLANELGISSHHLSEILNSGFNQNFYNFINSYRVLEAQKLMDNDTTKEFKILAFAFDAGFKSKTSFNRVFKNHTGLTPSEYRKKTKS, encoded by the coding sequence ATGTTAACCATTACTTATTTCTACGTGTACAAAATTCTGCCACTAATCTTCATAGTGTTCCTTATGACCTATGGCCATTCGCAAGAGTTTTCTAATCAAAAAGATTCTTTGGCCGTGGCAAGAGTTAACCACTACATGAGCAAGCTGCAGTTGGAATACAAAGATGGTAATTATGCGAGGCACAAGTTGTATAGTGACTCCCTTTATACAATAGCTAAAGAAAAAAATCTACCAAAGTTTCAGATTTTGGGAATGGTAAACCAAGCCGTATTTCACAATAATAGTGGCGAGCAGGAAAAATCCATACGTTTATATAGAGATGCACTAACCTTAGCAGAAGACATACCAGAAGACTATAGAACAAAAATTATTGTTTTGGTTAATTTAGGCAATGTGTACACTAATATTGAATCGCATGAAAAGGCCATTGCTATCATGAACGAAGTCCTCTCGATGTTAGACAATCATGAGGACAATCCAAAAATAAGGGCCGCGGCCTATAACGGACTGGCCAATAATCATGAAAGTCTTGGGGAAACAGAAACATCCTTAAGCTTCCATTTAAAGTCTAAAAAATTAGGCGAAGACATTGAAAATGAATCTATTGTGGTTACCGCGCTGAGCAATATAAGCGATACTTACCTGAGACTGGAAGAATATGAAAAAGCTAGAGAACATATTAATAATGCCCTTTCCATTCCCTACGCCCAAAAACCCACCAAGCAAAGAGCCTGGCTACTTTTAAACCGGGGAATAGCAGAACAACACATAGGGAGTAACACCAACGCTATAACATACTTTATAGAAGCCAAGGAATTAGCAGTGGCCAAGGGATTACCTGAAATTGAAATGGAAGCCTACGACCATTTGGTTACGGCTTATGAAAAAAACAACGATTTAGAGAATAAGCGTGTGGCTTATGAAAAATTCTTGAGCCTACAGAACAGTATTTTGGAAAACCGCCAAAGCGCTACAAAGATGGATTTGAAACAAGATATCGCGGCCAGGGACAACATCATAAAATCAAAAGAATCCATTATTACCAAATTACTGGAAAACAAAAACAGACTGCTTCTTTGGAGTATCGCTATTGCCTGTATCTTAGGGATAGTCTCTTTTTCTTTCTTTCTGAACAAAAAAAAGTATCAAAGAGAACGAGAGCTACTGCAAGAACAATTTGCCTCCCTGAGGAATAATTATCAGTACAAGTCTGACAATACCATTTTAGAAGATGTTGAACCGAGTATAACGAGAACACCGGGTTATAAAAATTCTTCCTTGACCGAGGAAGACTTTGCAAAGTACAAGGCGCTGTTATTACATCATATGACAACGGAGAAACCCTATCTAAACAATGAACTATCCCAGTCCGATTTAGCCAATGAACTAGGAATAAGCAGTCATCATTTATCCGAAATTCTGAACAGTGGGTTCAATCAGAATTTCTATAATTTCATAAACTCCTATAGAGTTTTGGAAGCACAAAAACTTATGGATAACGACACCACCAAAGAGTTTAAAATTTTGGCCTTTGCTTTTGATGCTGGTTTTAAAAGCAAGACTTCCTTCAACAGGGTTTTTAAAAACCATACGGGATTAACCCCTTCAGAATATAGGAAAAAAACAAAGTCTTAG